The DNA segment TCCCCGGGGACCGGCCACGCGACCGCAACTCGGCCGATCTCGGCCGAATGCGCAGTTCCCTGCTGACTTCCCTGGGAGTGACCGGCCACTAGGCCGCGCCTTCCTGTCCTTCTTCCGCGGCCACCCACCTCCCGGCGCTGCAGTAGTTTCCTGCACCCCCGGCACCCGCGCCACACCCAGTACCACCCAGTTTTTTCCCATTCCCACCCACCCCGTCCCCCACGACGTGTCTCACCAAAGGACCCCCATGAACCGCCACCCATCGCACCTCCCCCGCCGCACCGCCCTGGGCGCGGCCTCCCTCGCCGTCGTCGCCTCCTTCGCCCTGACCGGGTGCATGGCCGGCGAGGACGCCGCCGGTCCGGCGGGCGGGGAACTGAACATCGACTTTGCTACCTACAACCCCCTGTCCCTGGTCATCAAGGAACAGGGCTGGCTCGAGGCTGAACTGGCCGAGGAGAACGTCACCGTCAACTGGATCCAGTCCGCCGGGTCCAACAAAGCCAACGAGGCCCTGCGTGCCGGGGCGATCGACGTCGGGTCCACCGCCGGCTCGGCCGCGTTGCTCGCCCGTTCCAACGGCTCACCCATCAAGACCATCGACATCTACTCCCAGCCGGAATGGTCTGCCCTGGTAACCAACGCGGATTCCGGGATCGAGGAAATCGGGGACCTGCGCGGCAAGTCAATCGCCGCCACCAAAGGGACTGACCCGTACTTCTTCCTGTTGCAGGCCCTGGAGGCCGGCGGGGTAGATCCCTCCGAGGTGACGGTGCAGAACCTGCAGCACGCCGATGGGCGGGCTGCGCTGGCCAACGGGTCGGTCGATGCATGGTCCGGACTCGACCCGATCATGGCCTCCGCCGAGCAGGATGGCGCCACCCTCTTCTTCAGGGACATCGACTTCAATACCTACGGTTTCCTCAACGCCACCGAGGAGTTCATTGAAGAATCCCCCGAACTGGCCCAGACCGTC comes from the Arthrobacter sp. CAN_C5 genome and includes:
- a CDS encoding aliphatic sulfonate ABC transporter substrate-binding protein, which codes for MNRHPSHLPRRTALGAASLAVVASFALTGCMAGEDAAGPAGGELNIDFATYNPLSLVIKEQGWLEAELAEENVTVNWIQSAGSNKANEALRAGAIDVGSTAGSAALLARSNGSPIKTIDIYSQPEWSALVTNADSGIEEIGDLRGKSIAATKGTDPYFFLLQALEAGGVDPSEVTVQNLQHADGRAALANGSVDAWSGLDPIMASAEQDGATLFFRDIDFNTYGFLNATEEFIEESPELAQTVVNAYEKAREWATENPEETAEILAEVAGIDVEIANAVIIDRTNLSVDPAPGDAQRAVLEKIGPVFVESGDVSSQEQVDEALDTLFDDSLVRNADPAAIEASS